In Roseicyclus marinus, the genomic window CCCGCCCCGTAGCTGACGCGGGCGGCCTGCACGATGGCGCTGTCATCGCCCATGTAGTCGATCACCCGGACGAACCCGTGATCCAGAACCGGATGGGCGGTGTAAAGCTGCGCCTCCATGCCCTCGCTGACGGCGCGCAGCGTGGGGCGCGCGCTGGCGCGGGCGGCGTCGATCTCGGCCTGGGCTTCTTGGGTGAGGGGCATGGGGCCACTCCTTCCTGTCTGGGGTCTCTTGCGGGGCGAACCCCTACATCTTGCATCACCGACCCGCCATGCCGCAAGATAAAGGGGGCAACCGGCGGTGCATTTACCCACAGGAAATTTACCGCCCCCCGGGGCTGTCACCCGCGCGGCCCCGCGTTAGACTGTGCCCAACCACGACGAAAGGGACGAGGAAACATGACGCTCAAATACCTGCACACGATGGTCCGGGTAAAGGATCTGGAGGCGTCGATGGCCTTCTACCGCCTGCTCGGGCTCGAGGAAACGCGCCGCACCGACAATGACAAGGGCCGCTTCACGCTGGTCTTCATGGCCCCTCCGGGCCAACCCGAATGCCCGGTCGAACTGACCTGGAACTGGGATGGCGATGACGGCCTGCCGTCCGACAGCCGCCATTTCGGCCATCTCGCCTACCGGGTGGGCGATATCTACGCGGTCTGCCAGCACCTGATGGACAATGGCGTGACCATCAACCGCCCGCCGCGCGACGGCTACATGGCCTTCGTCCGCTCGCCCGACAATGTCTCGATCGAATTGCTGCAAGAGGGCGAGGCGCTCGCCCCGGCCGAGCCCTGGGCCTCCATGCCCAACACGGGCCATTGGTGATCCGCGGGGCGGCATTGGCGCTTGCGCTGGCCATGGCGGGCCCCGCCGTGGCGCAGGACCAGTGCCGCCTTGCGCTTTTGCTGGGCGTCGATGTCTCGGCCTCGGTCGATCCGTCCGAATACGTCCAGCAGACCTCGGGCCTCGCCGCGGCCCTCATCGCCCCCGAGATCGTGGAGGCCTTCCTCAACGGCCCGGGACCCGTGGCGCTCTCGATCTTCGAATGGTCGGGCCGCTTCCAGCAGGACCTGGTCCTCGACTGGACCCTCGTCACCTCCGAGGCGGATCTGACCCGCATCGCCGAACGCGTCGCCCGCCAACAGCGCCGCCACCAGGATTTCCCCACCGCACTCGGCTACGCGCTGGGATATGCGGCAGGCCATTTCGCCAGCGCGCCGCCCTGCCTCTTCCAGACCATCGACATCTCGGGCGACGGGATGAACAACGACGGCTTCGACCCGGCGGCGGCTTACGAACATTTCCCCTTCGAGGGCATCACCGTCAACGCGCTGGCCATCGGCGGCGCCTCGCGCGGGATCGAGGAGTATTTCCTGACCGAGGTCATCCGCGGCCCCGGCGCCTTCGTCGAATATGCCGCAACCCATGACGATTTCGCCGAAGCCATCCGGCGCAAGCTCGAACGCGAATTGCGGGTGATGATCCTGGGCGGCCTTGCCCTTCCGACAGGCCAACTCCCCCGTTAGAGCCCGCCCGCGTTCATTCGCAGTCACGCGCCGCACTCCAACCTTTTGATGTCGCATGTCCGGGGAGCGCAAAACCGGTTCCCACTTTTGCGCGACATGCTCTAACCCCGCATCAAGGTCGATGCGCGCCCTCCCCTTCATCTTGGCCAAAAAACTCAAGGCAAGCCCCCTCCACCTGCCGATACGCGTGAGATGGCATCCGTAGGGTGCGCCTTCAGGCGCACCACCCCAATTCTCAAACGCCTGTCACGGCGCACCGCCCCCACCAAACCCGACACACCAACCGCCCCCTCAAACCGGCAGCGCCGCCAACCCCACGCGCCGCCCCTCGGACAAGAGCACGTTATACGTCCGGCAGGCCGCAGGGCTCGCCGCGATCTCGACCCCCAGCCCCGCCGCCTCCAGCGCGGCCCGCAGCTCGCGCGGGATCTGCGCGATCTCGGCCCCCGTGCCGACAAAGATCACGTCGATCTCGCCTGCCGCCGCGACCAGCCGCGCCACATCGCCATATCCGCCCCAAACCGTCACGCCCGAGGGCAGGATGATCACCGCCCCCTCCACGATCTCTCCGCCCACGCGGAAAAACCCCGGCCCATAGCCATCCACCGGGCGGCTGTCGTCGAATGTCACCTCGTTCATGCGCATCGCGGCCTCCTTTCCGTCACGTCCAGACCGGCAATCCGACCAGCGCCGAGGCCGCGATGATCGCATAGGCCACGCGCCGATAGATCGCCTCGGCCCCGGGATCGAACAGCGCCTGCCCGATCCGGTTGCCCACAGCATAGGGCAGCACCAGCAAAAGACCCAGCCACAGCGCCTCGGGGCGCAACAGCCCCTGCACCCACAGGTGCGGCAGCAACAAAAGCGCGGAAAAGGTCAGAAAGACCAGCGTATTGGCCCGCGTCACCGCCGCCGGCGCGCCGGCGCCAAGGTTGAACAGGATCACCACCGGCCCCGTCAGGCCCGTGGCCCCGCCCACGATCCCGGTCGCAGCCCCGACCCCCAGCCGCGCCACGGGTCTCGGCGCCGCCCGCATCCGCCAGCCCGCAATCAATGCCGCCAGCGTCACCAGGACGACCCCCGACACCGCCCAGCGGATGGCGATCTCGTCGCCCACCCGCAACACCCAGACCCCCAAGGGAAAGCTCACCATCGCCGCCAGCAGCAATTGCCCCAGCGCGCGCTTGTCCGTCTGGCCAAAGGCGCGCGGCACCACCGTGACGAGCGAGGACAGCGCCGACACCGAGAAAGCCGCCACCGCCAGTTCGGGCGGCACCAAGGCCACCGCCACCGGCAAAAAGACCAGCGCCGCGCCAAAGCCCGCAAAGCCGAAGACCAGCCCCGCCACCATCACCGCGCCGAGCAATCCCCAAAGCCCCGGCAGCGCCAGCGCCGCCGAAAACCCCTCAGGCATCGATGTTGGAAAACTGCGTGCCCGATTTCTGGTCGGGCTTGGACCAATCCCGCTTCACCCCGATCATCAGAA contains:
- a CDS encoding VOC family protein, whose product is MTLKYLHTMVRVKDLEASMAFYRLLGLEETRRTDNDKGRFTLVFMAPPGQPECPVELTWNWDGDDGLPSDSRHFGHLAYRVGDIYAVCQHLMDNGVTINRPPRDGYMAFVRSPDNVSIELLQEGEALAPAEPWASMPNTGHW
- a CDS encoding DUF1194 domain-containing protein; amino-acid sequence: MIRGAALALALAMAGPAVAQDQCRLALLLGVDVSASVDPSEYVQQTSGLAAALIAPEIVEAFLNGPGPVALSIFEWSGRFQQDLVLDWTLVTSEADLTRIAERVARQQRRHQDFPTALGYALGYAAGHFASAPPCLFQTIDISGDGMNNDGFDPAAAYEHFPFEGITVNALAIGGASRGIEEYFLTEVIRGPGAFVEYAATHDDFAEAIRRKLERELRVMILGGLALPTGQLPR
- a CDS encoding Mth938-like domain-containing protein — protein: MRMNEVTFDDSRPVDGYGPGFFRVGGEIVEGAVIILPSGVTVWGGYGDVARLVAAAGEIDVIFVGTGAEIAQIPRELRAALEAAGLGVEIAASPAACRTYNVLLSEGRRVGLAALPV
- a CDS encoding sulfite exporter TauE/SafE family protein, whose translation is MPEGFSAALALPGLWGLLGAVMVAGLVFGFAGFGAALVFLPVAVALVPPELAVAAFSVSALSSLVTVVPRAFGQTDKRALGQLLLAAMVSFPLGVWVLRVGDEIAIRWAVSGVVLVTLAALIAGWRMRAAPRPVARLGVGAATGIVGGATGLTGPVVILFNLGAGAPAAVTRANTLVFLTFSALLLLPHLWVQGLLRPEALWLGLLLVLPYAVGNRIGQALFDPGAEAIYRRVAYAIIAASALVGLPVWT